The Salvelinus fontinalis isolate EN_2023a chromosome 34, ASM2944872v1, whole genome shotgun sequence region tcgagtcacaagtcatgtgactcgagtccacacttCTGGCCTGTACAATCCAAAAACTATCAAGATACTCAGTACACTTCACAAGTTTAAATGGTTCACATTTATTGCAGCgaataagcatttcattgtacagAGTACTATGCTGCATCCCGTGCATATGACaatcaactttgatttgatttgacaatcaCAGAAAAAAGACCATCAAGATCACTCAGATGTCTGCAGATCATGGCCATTTATTTCAGGGACGTTATGGAAGAAGCTATAGCATTGCTATACTTTTGGTTTGTTGATGAGAGCCACACTTGTGTTTCTTCTATGGATTTTCATTGGGCCATTGGCCCTATGTTCTGTCACTGCCATGAGCTATGGATCTAAAATGGCACCTTAGTATAACAGCTGTGTTGGACTGTCTGTCTGAGACTATAGGGCTGGCATCATAGAAAATGATCAATGCTGGTCATGGTTTGAATCGAAGCTCCAGACAACAACAGTGGTTGCTGTCTCATGGATAGTTCATCGctagctcaaatcaaatcaaagtcaaATCAACAttcattacagtgaaatgcttacttacaagccctaaccaacagtgcaatttttaagtaaaaaataggtattaggtaaacaatagataagtaaagaaatacaaaaaataaaactgtaaaatgacagtgaaaagaacagtagcgaggctatatacaggtggtaccggtacagagttgatgctaattgaggtaatatgtacgtgaatgtatagttaaagtgactatgcatagatgataaacagagagtagcagcaacatAAAAGAGGCAGTTGGCGGGTGgggggtggtgggacacaatgcaaatagtctgggtagccaatgtgcgggggcaccggttagtcgggctaattgaggtaatatgtatgtgAATGtataggtaaagtgactatgcatagatgataaacagaaagtagcagcagcgtaaaagaggttttggggggggggggttgcgggACAcattgcaaatagtccgggtagccatttgattacccgttctggagtcttatggcttgggggtgaaagctgttgagaagccttttggtcctagacttggcactctggtaccgcttgacgcacccctggggagctccagtgttgaggatcagcgtggcagatgtgtttttACCTACGCTCACCACCTGggcgcggcccgtcaggaagtccaggatccagttgcagagggaggggtttagtcccaggatccttagcttagtgatgagctttgagggcactatggtgttgaatgctcgTGTTCATCATTCTTAAACCTTCCCTGCTCCCATCTAtgcaaatatactgtatgttttctcTGGCTCCAAAACCACTCTTTTTCCTACTGTCCTGGAACAGCAGTGGGACACGAAATAATTCAGTTGCTAAGCAGAGACTCTGATATTTCAGATTATGTTTTTTTTCCATCTTGTTCATGTGGATATTCATTAAACCAATATAGCAAACTTTTTTTGGCCCACGACCACATTTTAATATCTGAAAATGATTGCGACCCCAACCATGTTAAAAAAAATGCATGTAATTAACAGCCAATGTTTACTTTGTTATTAGGGGCTATGGCAGTTCATTGTAAAACATTCCACCAGTATTTCTGATTGTGTTCTCAAATCACCATCATATACTTTTAATGTGGGGCTATGACCGTCAATTGCAAATTAGTCTGACATAATGTCtcttatctcaccaccactaattaGATGCGTGTACAATGATCCATGTCGCGtcggagcttctcaaagtcagggggcATGGTCGACAATGCGCACCTCATCTCTcctgtcacatccaacctggatcgaTGTTGTTTTCCCCCTAATACAGACGAGAGCACTGAGTCAGAGTACCGGGAGCTTTAATGCTCGGAGGGAGACGGCACATTATTCCCTTTGAGTCATGAACCAAATCTCCTCCGTAGTGACCCGCGAATGCCTTATCTGCTGCATTCGGTCACATGACAGCTGTTCGATTTCACTTAAGGGCATGTCAGCCGGGCCAGGGTCACAGTCAAACGGATTTTGCTGATTTGTTCACTCATCTGTATAAAAGTTTTGTATTTCCCCTTCATGCTTGCGTTCAGTTTCCCAAATATGTCTGTTTACATAGGCACGGAGACACATTTTCTCACAGAAACTCAACAAAGTGTTTTACATCCATTGCGAATAACAACAGTCCCTCTCCAATTAAACAAAATCTTTCCAACACAACCACCAAGCCTCGGTGTGAAGTCGAACATTGTCACGCTCCGATCCCATACCTCTACATAGTTTTGCGAACGGGCATGTACGATGTAGTTTACAATCGAAGTTACCTGCTGCATATCTCAGAGTTCTGCGCTCAGCTCTTTTGCCGCCAGTTGCTCTCGGTGTATCCATTATAGCTCAGTGGGTGCATCATACAAtgcgtccatatggcagagggagaaaCATTTATAGCTAGAGTGCAGAGGCCTGCCGCAGTCCTTGTCCATTTACAGCACTTACAGTGCTAGGAAGCCAatatgtaatttgggtgaactatccctttaagggtAAAAAGGTCAAAGGTTGTGTCTAATCTGTCTGTTGACCTTCCTTGTCCTCCCAGGTGCAGCAGCCATGTTTGACCGCCTCCTCCTCCTGAGCCCCGTCCTCCTTTTCCTCCCCCTGGTCATCCCTGTCCCACCCCCGGGAAATGCCTCTCCTGCCCCTTGCCGCCGCTGCTGTGATGACCTGGAGCCACAGGAGGGCCCCCCAGCCCCTCAGATGGGGGACCAAAATAGTGTCCCGAACCAGATACCTGAAGTCCGCACCTTCATCAACATAACCATCCTCAAAGGTGCGCCTGGATTGTGCCTTTACACCTGCAATAGACATAGCTTGATCCCAGGTCTCTTTGTGGTgttttgccaactcctatggtggTTGTCATGCCAAAGACAAAACAAGTGACAAAACAGCACGGAAAAAAATTGGATTATTAGTAAGTCTATTCCGATCCAAGGCTCTACTCAATTGGACCCCTGCTCGCATTTGACACATTTAAGAGGCTTGGTAGGATGCTAGACACTGAGATTGGCTCGGTGTACATGTGATTCACCAGAGGAGAATGGCTGCCCCTGGAGTTAATGAGGCTGTTGGGTTTCAAACAGACTTTTTCATTGAATTGAATGtctttattttttttctccattcaGTGGACTGGAGGCTAAAAAGTCTGCTGCCATTTCAGAACATTAACTGGGCATTGAACTTGCTTATGTGGCAGAAAACACGACCAATAACacaacagtttgtgtgtgtgtgtttgtgtgcgtgtttgtgtgctcACCAGAGAGCGTGAACTAGCTTTGAAAAACATGCTTTGGCTTTCCAAAAATAAAGctgcaaaaaaataataataataagagataAGCAGAACTCCAGAACCCTAAATTCTCATATACTGACTGGTCTGgagtgactccaagtttacgTAACATTCCTATCTGGACTCGAGAAAATCTGGAGAAAATCATAAACAATCTATCTACACAAAAGCTTCTATGATCCATGTTATACTAACTTTAATCTCAACATTACCTCATTTGGACCTTTAGTTTACATTACTGTGTTATGTGCTCTAAGGACTCATGTGCTGTATATTTTCCATCTTGCCTCACAGGGGACAAGGGAAACCgcggggacagggggacacctgGGAAGTCTGGTGAGGAAGGTGCTCCTGGATCCCGAGGGCCAATGGGCCCCAAAGGAACCAAGGGCCAGGCGGGCCCCCCAGGGGACCCCTTCAAGACCCAGGACGCAGCCTTCTCGGTGGGGCGTCGCAAGTCCCTCCACAGCGTGGACTACTACCAGGCCCTGGTGTTCGACACAGAGTTCGTCAACCTCCACGGCCACTTCGACATGTTCAAAGGAAAGTTCTACTGCTACGTCCCTGGGATTTACTTCTTCAACGTCAACATCCACACCTGGAACTTTAAAGAGACCTACCTGCACATCATGAGGAATGACAAGGAGCAGGCCGTTGTGTACGCCCAGCCCAGCGAGAGGTCCATCATGCAAAGCCAGAGCCTTATGTTGCCCCTTGAGCTCAATGACGAGGTGTGGGTCCGGCTCtacaagagggagagggagaacgcGGTGTATAGTGACGATGTGGATGTGTACATCACCTTCAACGGATACCTCATCAAGCCCACCCTGGAGTGAGATGACCTGCTGGGTCGTGTTCAGTAGGCACACAATGGAAGAAAACGCCCTAGACAGAGTCCAACGGGGAGGTACTATCTGGACTTGTCCAGGAAGAAACACTTGTTTTCTTTTTCTGTTGGTGCGGTGTGCCCTTGTGAACATGATCCCCAACTGacctgaggggaggggaggggtctAGAGGTCAGAGTATCGGAGGGCACATCGAGAGGGGGCCTCTTTATGCAGGGTTTTCATTGACGCACACACCTACTTTTAAGTGCCTCTATACGGTGCAAGGGGATACTGGGGGCTTGTAAGGTAATGACTCCAAATACATATActcctttttttttcttttttctacatagactccttctctcctgtattgaaaaATAAATATTAATAGATGTATATGCTGACAAGGAGGCTGGGTGGGAAAAGACCTATGACACAAGGAAAGAGATGTCCCCTTAAAAGACACAAACCCCTTTATAACAATCTGGCTGTAATGGATTTCACTATTGGTTGTTAGCTTTATTAAGAGTTgtcacagagaacagacacacgGGTTGAAGTGCTTTGAAACCATTAGTGATTCGATGAAGCCTGGTTGCCTTCCCATATGCCCTAATTCTGTCATTTGTCTCAGATGTTTTGTCTGGACACTAGTCCAGTGTGTATGCTGTttttttagtgttcagtttctgaGCTCTTGATCAATTTTGTCTGGTAAAGCTGTTCATAAGATCCTGATATTATCCAGCTGGATATCAGTTGCACGGTTGTATAAATGAAAAAGACCACAAGGGTCATTACAGTGGGCTTGCAAATTTGATCTCAAGTCCAAATAGGAATAATATGATAATAGTTAAATCTCAGCAGGGATCCCTTGGTAACAGGATACAGAAATGTTATTTACAGTTTGGTGCTGTTTCTGTTTGGTCTTCTCTAGTCAGAACCTGATGTGGAAGACTAACAGTGCCAgctggaatagggtaccattgcACCATTCAAACAGGGTCGACATGGATCAAGTATTCAATACCACAAATTAGCCCTCTGAAGTAGAAAGATTCATTGATTGATTCCAAAAGTAACAActcaaaaaaaaatgtatgaacagTTCTCTTGGCAGTATTTCCTTCGATGACAGGAGCTGAGACAAGTCTTGTGAGATTTGGCGCCTTGCACATCAGGGAATTTGAATTTTTATGGAAATATCAGAGGTTCCTTGTGTGCTACTATTTTGCCAGGTACTCTGAAAAGTAATGGCGTGAAACCCAGTAAAACTCCAACAGTAACATTGCTTCAGGAAATAGAGCATTTCGGAGTCTAAAATCAACACAAATCCAGTTGCCAGCAGTAGCCTTACTGTATGCTGAAATACCCTACTTAATACATGGTGCTAAAACATCTTTCAATCGTTTTAAAATTCACACCGTAAATGCTTGCAAATGTGTGGTTTTACTGCAGGTTTATGAATGTCTGTGTGAAAGTCAGAGACTGGCTTTACAGGTATGTAAAAGGGAGGGGGGCTGTTTTTGTGAAGATTCCAAACAGGATGTCAGAGGTGCAGGTGAGTTTCCTCTAGTCAGTCATCCAGACAGAGCTCCACCCTCATATCACAATGCAGAAGGGAGTCCAGAGATAAACCAAAGATAAACTGTTGATCAAAGGATTGATTAAGTGTGAAAATACAGAGGGTGAATGAAGTACAAATAGAATTCTATATGTGTTTAATGGTGTGACAGACAGTTGCTTTTCAATGGAATGGCAGAGTGCAAGCTATCCAAAACCCTACCAAGTACTCACAGAACTGTTGCCCCCATGAACCAATTCCTAACCATGCAGGTCAATGGTTTTAACAACAGGTGGCATCCTTCAGCCAATTTCAAACCTCTTCACACAGCATTTTGTTGAATGTTGTTTTTGTGTCAGAATGGGGAATGAGTTGATAGGAAGTTAGCTTTGGGAACCTGGCCATTCAGGGGAGAACTATTAATTTAGAAAGTTAGCTAGTAGACACAGGGGTAAAGATGTAATAATTCGAGAACTATTCTTCCTTTATTCATGACAAAATGCTCCAATGAATTCAGAGGTGTTTTGCTGTTCAAGTTACTtgactgtctgtctccttatGGTGCTAAATAACATACAAAAAAGGTGCTACATtatattttgttttgtaattcaAATAAGTGTACATATTCTGCTTGAACATGAATGACATGACCAATACATATTTTACATTAACTTCGCAAACCTTTGTTAATAAAGATAGTGAAACATCTTTGTCTCAACCTCAAGCTTGATTGTTCCACACTTGACACCTGTCAAACAGCGGCAGTCGAACAAGGAAAGGTACATAAGAGAAGAGGTCAACACCTACTTTTACATGCCTTCATAAATGAACAACCTCCATTGTTATAGGACCTATTATCTGTTATTTTGAGTGTTGAGGGATTCTTGTAGCcttctaccaaaaggcaaaaaaaaTATCATGGTTGGATGGACCGGTTAGTGTGCTAGAGTGGAGCCGAGTTCAAGTCGGCCACCTCCCAATTCTCTATGTCACAAGAACACCCTTGAAACAACTAGGGCCTCCTTTGGACATAAAAAAACACCACAGTGAGAACATATTTCATGCTTATTCATGATTCCCTCTCTATAGTTGTGCTGACTGAGACATTAGTGGTTTAAATCCAACCGGACCACAATGGGCAGGCGTTCCCTTCATGGTCTGGTTTTCTCTGTGTAGTCCCAAGGAGCACATACTTTCCTTTAGCCTTAACAACAGTCTtcctgtcacgaatcccgcttcctgagtctgtttttgcctgtgttctgtcctggagtgttttttccggtgtcctggaacacaccctgtctggttgccgggcgacgtagctagttgggagatctctgatttaccgcacctgtatcccatccgctatctgcacacctggtcctgatcatcacccctccacttcataagcactgacctgacatccattccctgctggatcgttagccatgaacagtgtgtcgtgccagcgtatcagcctccattttgatagagtttgttttgttgttttgtacgtcttgcttgccttgaacttacctccgttctctctgtctacagtcattcacccggaacactcattCCATCCCTACCTGGTCGTTGGTGACTTCAGATACTtccttggatctgcctattcaatcccatcaactcaactccgctgcccgctccgctACCCGCTCCGCTACCTGGATCTTTCTATCTCTACacttaaacttgtaaataaatactcaccttcgtcttaccctccttgtcctggtctgcttctgggttcaactTTAGAAAAGCGTGACACTTCCACCACACCACACAATGAGCATTTCAGGGTTTTCACTTGGTTCAATCTGCAGTGGTGGACAGCTGCACCCTGTCCTCAAACCGCAGGCCATTCCACTGCTGTTGTAATGGGGGCTATGAATTGGCCTAATACGTACAAACTCACTGCTTGGCAATGGCATGCTATGGTATCCATCTGCTACACAGACAGACTCCTCTCAAGCAGGACTCTACCTGACTTGATCCTCTGTAGtatagttggtagagcatggtgtttgcaacgccaggatagtagGGTTTGATTCTGGGACCACATACGTGAAAGGTAATTGGCCGTAGTAATGTAATCTAAGTGCATGTGATAGTCAAATGTATACTGTAAATCTACGGTAACCACAAGTAGAGCTCATAAACGGGTGCCAGACAGAGATTGTAGTCGGgtggcatcccaaatggcagtggtgtaaagtacttaagtaaaaaatacttttaagtatttttttgggtgtatctgtactttactttactatttaaatatatataataataatttgaGTTTACACCCCCTGGTATTCTcaggcggtctcccatccaagtactaaccaggcccgagGGTGCAGCCACAAGTTAATTCTTTTTTTCACCATTTTCTCCACGAATTACAAGTTTGgatcatcgctgcaactccccaatcgGCTTGGCGAAAGTTGAGTTATGCGGcatccgaaacatgacccgcctggCCACGCTACTTCTTATCACACTGCTCGGCTTGTCCGGATGTAAACCGCACCAAATGTGTCAGAGGACTGAGTCAGCTTGCAGGAACCCGGCCGTGCCACAAGGTGttgctagagcgcaatgagccaaggaAAGCCTGTCCTATGGAGCAACAGGGCTGACCGGTTTTGACAAAGCCTGGGAACGAACCGTTGCTCCACTCAGGATCctgctttactatttatatatgttgacaacttttacttcactacattcctaatgagaatatgtacctccctgacacccaaaagtagttGTTACATTTTGAACGCTCAGGCAGGCCAGCAATATGTTCCGATTCACACATCTATTAATATAACTCAGGGGTTCCCAAAATGTTTTGGCCCACGACCACACTTTGATATCTGAAAATTCCTGCGACCCCAACCATGTGACAAAAATGATGTAATCAACAGCCAATGCTTATTGTTTGATTGGGGCTATGGCAGTCAATTGTAAAAGAGTATTTCTGATTGTATTTTCAACTCAgcatcatatacagttgaagtcggaagtttacatacaccttagccaaatacatttaaactcagtttttcacaattcctgacatttaatcctagtaaaaattccctgttttaggtcagttaggatcaccactttatttaagaatgtgaaatgtcagaataatagcagagataattatttctttcagctttttcagctttttcacattcccagtgggtcagaagtttacactcaattagtgtttgatagcattgcctgtaaattgtttaacttgggtcaagcgtTTCGGGTAgatttccacaagcttcccacaataagttgggtgaattttggcccattcctcctgacagagctggtgtaactgagtcgggtttgtaggcctccttgctcgcacacgctttttcagttctacccacacattcctgtaggattgaggtcagggctttgtgatggtcactccaatgcattgtctttgttgtccttaagccattttgccacaactttggaagtatgcttggggtcattgtgtcttccatttggaagacccatttgcgaccaaggtttaacttcctgactgatgtcttgagatgttacttcaacatatccacataaatttTATTTCgtcattatgccatctattttgtgaagtgcaccagtccctactgcagcaaagcacccccacaacatgatgctgccacccccgtgcttcacggttgggatggtattcttcggcttgcaagcctctccctttttcctccaaacatgacgatggtcattatggccaaacagttctatttttgtttcatcagaccagaggacatttctccaaaaagtacaatatttgtccccatgtgtagttgcaaaccgtagtctggcttttttatggcggttttggagcagtgacttcttccttgctgagcggcctttcaggttatgtcgatataggactcgttttactgtggatatagatacttttgtacctgtttcctccagcatcttcacaaggtcctttgctgttgttctgggattgatttgcacttttcgcaccaaagtacattaatttctaggagacagaatgcgtctccttcctgagcggtatgacggctgcgtgttcccatggtgtttatacctgcgtagtattgtttgtgcagatgaacgtggtaacttcaggcgtttggaaattgcacccaaggatgaaccagacttgtggaggtctacaaattttttctgaggtcttggctgatttctttagattttcccatgatgtcaagcaaagaagcacagagtttgaaggtaggccttgaaatacatccacaggtacacctccaattgactcaaattatgtcaattagcctatcagaagcttctaaagccatgacataatgttctggaattttccaagctgtttaaaggcacagtcaacttagtgtatgtaaacttctaacccactggaattgtgatacagttaattataagtgaaataatctgtctgtaaacagttgttggaaaagttacttgtgtcacgcacaaagtagatggcctaaccgacttgcccaaactatagtttgttaacaagaaatttgtggagtggtttcaatgactccaaacctaagtgtatgtaaaattccgacttcaactgtacttttaatgtggggctatgacaatcaattgcaaattagtctgacataatttctcttatctcaccaccactaatgaggtgggtgtgcttgatgcatgtcgcatcggagcttctcaaagtcagcGGGCATGGTCGACAGTGCACACCTCATCTCTCCTGTCACATCCAGCCTGGATTGATATTTGTTTTTATTGCAGACAAGAGCACTGAATCAACCTACCATGAGTGTTATTGCTCCGAGGGAGACTGCAAAGTTTTCCCTTTGAGTCATAAACCAAAATTCATCCACAGTGACACATGAATGTGTTGTCTTCAGCATTCGGTCACATGACAGCTCAATCAGCTGTTCGAGTTCACTTACCAGCATGTCAATAgagccaggatcacagtcaaacCGATTTAGCTGATTCGGTCACTCATCTCTAGATGTTTTTTGGTGTTTCCCCTTCATGCTTGTGTTCCGTTTGTTCAGTTTCACAAATATGTCTGTTTACACAGGCACGGAGACACATTTTCTTTTCATTACACAGAAAGTCAACAGTCTGTTTTTTACATCCATTGCGAATGACAACATTCACTCTCAATTcaaaaaatctttccaacactcccCCTCGATAACCCCCAAGCCTCGGTGTGAAATAGAACATTGTCATGCTTTGATCCCATATCCCCACATAGTTTTGCGAACAGGCATGTGTGATGTAGTTTACAATCGAAGTCACCTGCTGCATATCTCAGAGTTCTGCGCTCAGCTCTTGTGTCGCCAGTTGCTCTCGGTGTACTGattatagacaaacattggcagtagaattgccttactgacgagctcagtgactttcaacgtggcatcgtcataggatgccacctttcgaaacaagtcagttcgtcatatTTATGCCCTGCTAGATCTGCCCGGGTGAACTGTAAGTGCTGGTATTGTGAAGTGGGAcctttaggagcaacaacggttcagccacaaagtggtaacgcgtaaaaatcatctgtcctcagctgcaacactcactaccagttacaaactgcctctggaagcaatgtcagcacaataactgctcGTCAGGAGCTTCACGAAATGGGCTTACATAGCCGCGCAGCCGCACAAACGATTACCAATGGCAATGGCAATGAAAAGTGCCAGCTGGagaggtgtaaagctcgccgccattggactctggagctgtggaaacggattctctggagtgatgatgatattgccaactgtaaagattggtggaggaggaataatggtttggggctgtttgtcttggtttgggctaggccccttcaaattttattggtcacatacacatggttagcagatgataatgcgagtgtagcgaaatgcttgtgcttctagttccgacagtgcagtaatatctaacaagtaatctaacaaattcacaacgactaccttatacacacaaatgtaaaggggtAAATAAgagtatgtacatataaatatatggatgaacgATAGCCGTGCGGCAGAGGCAAGattcagtagatggtatagaatacagtatatacatatgagatgagtaatggaggatatgtagacattattaaagtgccgttATTTAAactgactagtgatacctttattaaatccatttattgCATTTATTAAATTGGCCAGAGATTTTAGTCTGTATGTCAGCATCAgccactctatgttagtgatggctgtttaacagtctgatggccttgaaatagaagctgtttttcagtctctcagtcccagttttgatacacctgtactgacctcgccttctggatgatagcggggtgaatagGCAGTAGTTCGGTtagttattgtccttgatgatctttttggccttcctgtgacatcgggtgatgtaggtgtcctggagggcaggtagtttgcccccggtgatgcgttatgCAGACAATACCTccatctggagagccttgcggttgtgggtggagcagttgcagTACCAAGCAGGGATGCAGCCAGACAGGATTTCGattatgcatctgtaaaagtttgtgagtgttttttttcagcctcctgaggttgaagaggcgctgttgcgccttatccaccacactgtctgtgtgagtggaccatttcagtttttccatgatgtgtacgccgaggaacttaaaactttccactttcttcactactgtcccgtcgatatggatagggggatgctccctctgctgtttccacgatcatctcctttgttttgttgacattgagtgagaggttattttcctgacaccacactccgagggccctcacctcctccctgtaggctgtctcgtcgtttttggtaatcaagcctaccattgtggtatcgtctgcaaacttgatgaatgagttggaggcgtgtatgGCCACTCAGTCAATggcgaacagggagtacaggagagggctgagaatgcacccttgtgggtccccagtgttcaggatcagcggggtggagatgttgtttcctaccctcaacacctgggggcagcccgtcagaagGTCCAGGAGCGcagggcagggtcgagacccagcgcctcgagcttaatgatgagtttggatggtactatgatgttaaatgctgagctgtagtcaatgaacagcattcatttatttttttattttttttaaccccgtttttttctccccaatttcgtggtatccaattgttagtagttactgtcttgtctcatcgctacaactcccgtatggactcgggagagacaaaggtcgaaagccatgcgt contains the following coding sequences:
- the LOC129832866 gene encoding complement C1q tumor necrosis factor-related protein 1-like gives rise to the protein MFDRLLLLSPVLLFLPLVIPVPPPGNASPAPCRRCCDDLEPQEGPPAPQMGDQNSVPNQIPEVRTFINITILKGDKGNRGDRGTPGKSGEEGAPGSRGPMGPKGTKGQAGPPGDPFKTQDAAFSVGRRKSLHSVDYYQALVFDTEFVNLHGHFDMFKGKFYCYVPGIYFFNVNIHTWNFKETYLHIMRNDKEQAVVYAQPSERSIMQSQSLMLPLELNDEVWVRLYKRERENAVYSDDVDVYITFNGYLIKPTLE